A genomic segment from Orrella daihaiensis encodes:
- the trpC gene encoding indole-3-glycerol phosphate synthase TrpC, with protein sequence MSNILDEILAVKAEQIKAARQLRSEADLLREAQARQDLRGFAAAIENQIEAGKPAVIAEIKKASPSKGVIREDFQPAQIAASYAAAGATCLSVLTDVKFFQGSHDYLRQARAACTLPVLRKDFMIDPYQVISARAMGADCILLIAAALETTRMQELEACAMELSLDVLVEIHNAQELEQALTLKTKLLGINNRNLKTFDVSLDTTLGLLDQIPAGKRVVTESGILSREDVKLMREHNVDAFLVGEAFMRAPDPGTALAELFF encoded by the coding sequence ATGAGTAATATTCTGGACGAAATTCTGGCCGTCAAGGCCGAGCAAATCAAAGCTGCCCGTCAGCTGCGTAGCGAAGCGGATCTTCTACGCGAGGCGCAAGCCCGCCAGGATCTGCGTGGGTTTGCCGCTGCCATCGAGAATCAAATTGAAGCTGGCAAGCCAGCGGTCATTGCTGAAATCAAGAAAGCTTCCCCGTCAAAAGGCGTAATCCGCGAAGATTTTCAGCCGGCCCAGATTGCTGCCTCTTATGCAGCCGCAGGCGCTACCTGCCTGTCTGTACTGACTGATGTAAAGTTTTTTCAGGGCTCGCATGACTACCTGCGCCAGGCCCGAGCTGCCTGCACTTTGCCCGTACTGCGCAAAGACTTCATGATCGACCCCTATCAGGTGATTTCGGCGCGTGCCATGGGTGCGGACTGCATACTGCTGATTGCCGCAGCCCTCGAAACCACACGCATGCAAGAACTTGAAGCGTGCGCCATGGAGTTATCTTTAGATGTACTCGTTGAGATTCATAACGCCCAAGAGCTCGAGCAGGCACTGACCTTAAAGACCAAGCTACTCGGCATCAATAATCGCAACCTCAAGACTTTTGATGTGTCGCTAGACACCACGCTTGGACTACTCGATCAGATTCCAGCTGGCAAACGGGTGGTTACCGAGAGCGGCATTCTGTCTCGTGAAGATGTGAAACTCATGCGCGAGCACAACGTAGACGCGTTTCTAGTTGGGGAAGCCTTCATGCGGGCACCTGATCCGGGTACCGCTTTGGCAGAACTATTTTTCTAG
- a CDS encoding YgaP family membrane protein, whose amino-acid sequence MKVNVGGIDRVLRIVVGIALIALTLAGTIGAWGWIGVVPLATGLFRICPAYSLIGVNTCPLKKS is encoded by the coding sequence ATGAAAGTAAACGTTGGCGGTATCGATCGAGTTTTGAGAATAGTGGTTGGCATTGCACTGATTGCCTTGACGTTAGCCGGTACGATTGGTGCGTGGGGCTGGATTGGCGTGGTGCCATTGGCCACCGGTCTGTTTCGTATTTGCCCAGCTTACTCACTGATTGGTGTGAATACGTGTCCCCTGAAGAAATCGTAA
- a CDS encoding ArsR/SmtB family transcription factor yields MNAVSLTPSTVKELRTSAGKACALLKTMANEDRLMLLCHLIDTELNVGELESLTGIRQPTLSQQLGVLRDEKLVATRREGKYIYYKLASPAVLLMMQTLYGLYCGQKS; encoded by the coding sequence ATGAATGCTGTCAGTCTGACGCCTTCAACTGTAAAAGAGCTACGCACTTCCGCAGGCAAAGCCTGCGCACTTCTTAAGACAATGGCAAATGAGGATCGTTTGATGCTTCTATGCCATCTGATCGATACCGAGCTAAATGTGGGTGAGCTAGAGTCTTTAACCGGGATTCGCCAGCCTACGTTGTCGCAGCAACTTGGCGTGTTGCGTGATGAAAAGTTGGTCGCCACACGCCGTGAAGGTAAGTACATCTATTACAAGCTGGCAAGTCCAGCTGTCTTGCTGATGATGCAGACGCTTTACGGGTTGTATTGCGGTCAGAAGTCATGA
- a CDS encoding MBL fold metallo-hydrolase — protein sequence MRVQPFFDNDTSTFTYVVDNGPGTACAIIDSVLNYDPKSGRTNTAGADAVMAFVRDNHLKTEWLLETHAHADHLSAAPYLKRELGGKIAIGDAIKTVQGVFKKIFNLEPEFELDGSQFDHLFKADETFKIGDIEAQAWHVPGHTPADMAYVVNGDTVFVGDTLFMPDVGSARCDFPGGNANTLYKSVQRLLALPPETKLMMCHDYPPAGREVRCETTVAEEREKNIHLHDGISEDEFVKMRSTRDATLAMPTLLLPSIQVNIRAGALPPAEDNGVSYLKIPLNAV from the coding sequence ATGCGCGTACAACCGTTTTTTGACAATGACACCTCGACCTTTACCTACGTCGTTGACAATGGTCCTGGCACCGCCTGCGCCATCATCGACTCTGTTCTGAACTATGACCCCAAATCAGGTCGCACGAACACCGCAGGCGCCGATGCTGTCATGGCTTTTGTCAGAGACAACCACCTCAAAACAGAGTGGCTGCTCGAGACCCATGCGCACGCTGACCACCTGTCAGCCGCACCTTATTTGAAACGCGAGCTCGGTGGCAAAATCGCCATCGGTGATGCGATCAAGACCGTTCAAGGTGTTTTCAAGAAGATCTTCAATCTTGAACCCGAGTTTGAACTCGATGGCTCCCAATTCGATCACTTGTTCAAAGCTGATGAAACATTCAAGATCGGTGATATCGAAGCACAAGCTTGGCACGTACCAGGCCATACACCGGCTGACATGGCTTATGTCGTCAACGGCGATACCGTGTTCGTGGGTGATACGTTGTTCATGCCAGATGTGGGTTCGGCTCGTTGCGACTTCCCCGGCGGCAACGCCAACACACTGTACAAATCGGTGCAACGCCTTTTGGCGCTACCGCCTGAGACCAAGCTGATGATGTGTCACGATTATCCGCCAGCTGGGCGTGAGGTACGTTGCGAAACCACGGTGGCCGAGGAGCGCGAGAAAAACATTCATTTGCACGATGGCATCTCGGAAGATGAGTTCGTCAAGATGCGTAGCACACGCGATGCCACGCTGGCCATGCCAACGCTGCTGTTGCCCTCGATTCAGGTCAATATACGTGCCGGTGCTCTTCCCCCCGCAGAGGATAATGGCGTAAGCTATCTGAAGATCCCTCTGAATGCGGTGTAA